One genomic window of Psychrobacillus sp. INOP01 includes the following:
- a CDS encoding heparinase II/III family protein → MKFAQHLKQLKPNPRILYNDEELKEMKARLANNKLEIGIDFNNVWDKTLELAESYVDEKEFTVLYPSCSVQLNITLPLIQLEPVGDPPGYIDYPFWTMYSRAVEERIRILAFAYGVTNEKRFAGKVKEYLIALSSFTRWFEFPQRGAEGNLSNAHFTIGAAIGYDAILHTLSNSEKNTIKHAILTKGLLPFRIDFDNHDSHNIIASKQVAMLIGSLAIFDSDCKEEVEPFILNSCTYISNYLNSRMKDPDIEGLLYLNVAARHILMAVDTYHRSTGDDEFLQHPYFNFLPDLFMYSLGTGGKMSFVNFSDSFYSLDISYLMGILASKNQNRIASWYVHKFSESHLETLLHASNLPEPLEPDKYYENKCSNIFSSIGWASLRSGWKDHDHILAFNSSRSAKNHNHFDQNNFILHVAGEWLITNPGYQDYVEGPRRDFTIGTIGHNSMLVNGNGQSQLGKSKFIDWYTSDNYSFVSGEAAGAYDKSISQWERKIVHIDNSYYLIIDKVIKDDPDSVLSFLFHTTAQIYAGEKILLPKMTTEKTHIRFDGDKASVSLYNCYPKNTKKRVEQHKGAEEYGSYLQVVPLDKEQQQYMITLLVPEVSKNDFAYSVSRDGPLFQMEVSRQGTTDHILVNEERKSVWQKNSNGEIGFQGEQGWISFQNDGNKLSKLTVVNGSCLKVQDDTIFQSSEDMNISAHINKTGAKIQMELLTTTQLWLKTPQPTSLLVNNEEHLVSYQMEQEMLILQLKPGKYEIELYI, encoded by the coding sequence ATGAAATTTGCTCAACATCTTAAGCAATTAAAACCAAATCCTCGAATTTTATATAATGACGAGGAACTAAAAGAAATGAAAGCAAGACTAGCAAATAACAAACTCGAAATTGGGATTGATTTTAACAATGTGTGGGATAAAACGCTTGAACTAGCAGAGTCATATGTCGATGAAAAAGAGTTTACAGTCCTCTACCCAAGCTGCTCTGTTCAACTGAATATTACTTTGCCATTAATACAATTGGAGCCTGTTGGAGATCCACCAGGATATATAGATTATCCTTTTTGGACGATGTATTCTCGAGCTGTTGAGGAGCGTATCAGGATTTTAGCATTTGCCTATGGAGTGACGAATGAAAAAAGGTTTGCTGGAAAAGTAAAAGAGTATCTCATTGCTCTATCCTCGTTTACAAGATGGTTTGAATTTCCGCAAAGAGGTGCGGAAGGGAATTTAAGTAATGCTCATTTCACCATAGGTGCAGCAATTGGATATGATGCAATTTTGCATACTTTATCCAACTCGGAGAAAAATACGATTAAACATGCAATTTTGACAAAAGGACTACTGCCTTTCCGTATTGATTTCGACAATCATGATAGCCATAATATTATAGCATCGAAGCAAGTAGCGATGCTTATCGGATCACTCGCTATTTTTGATAGTGATTGTAAGGAAGAAGTTGAGCCATTCATCCTCAATTCCTGTACTTATATAAGCAATTATTTAAATAGTAGGATGAAGGATCCGGACATTGAGGGGCTATTGTATTTAAATGTCGCTGCAAGGCATATTTTAATGGCGGTCGATACGTATCATCGTTCGACAGGAGATGACGAATTTCTCCAGCATCCATACTTTAATTTTCTTCCTGATCTTTTCATGTATTCCTTAGGAACAGGTGGAAAGATGAGCTTTGTAAACTTTTCGGATTCATTTTACAGCTTGGATATTTCCTATCTTATGGGAATACTTGCATCGAAAAACCAGAACCGTATTGCTAGCTGGTATGTGCATAAATTCTCGGAAAGTCATCTGGAAACATTGCTTCATGCGAGCAATCTGCCCGAGCCCCTAGAACCTGATAAATACTATGAAAATAAATGCTCTAATATATTTTCTTCGATAGGCTGGGCTTCACTTAGAAGTGGTTGGAAGGATCATGACCATATATTAGCATTCAATTCAAGCAGGTCAGCGAAGAATCATAATCATTTTGATCAAAACAATTTTATATTACATGTTGCTGGAGAATGGCTAATAACCAATCCAGGTTACCAGGATTATGTGGAAGGTCCAAGGAGAGATTTTACGATTGGGACAATTGGACATAATAGTATGCTTGTAAATGGCAATGGACAATCTCAATTAGGTAAAAGTAAATTTATAGATTGGTATACTTCTGATAATTATTCTTTTGTAAGTGGAGAAGCGGCTGGTGCCTACGACAAAAGTATTTCACAATGGGAACGAAAAATAGTACATATCGATAATAGCTATTATCTTATTATAGATAAGGTAATTAAAGACGATCCGGATAGTGTTCTCAGCTTTCTTTTCCATACGACTGCACAAATATATGCAGGGGAGAAAATCCTACTGCCAAAGATGACAACAGAAAAAACACATATTAGGTTCGATGGAGACAAAGCTTCCGTTTCCCTTTACAATTGTTATCCTAAAAATACAAAGAAAAGAGTAGAACAGCATAAGGGAGCAGAAGAATATGGATCTTATCTACAGGTAGTGCCTCTTGATAAGGAGCAGCAGCAATATATGATAACTTTGCTTGTTCCTGAAGTTTCAAAAAACGATTTTGCTTATTCAGTAAGTAGAGATGGACCCCTTTTTCAAATGGAGGTTAGTCGACAAGGCACTACAGATCATATTCTTGTAAATGAGGAAAGAAAGTCTGTGTGGCAAAAAAACTCTAATGGTGAAATTGGTTTTCAAGGAGAACAGGGTTGGATTTCATTTCAGAACGATGGTAATAAGCTAAGTAAGTTAACTGTCGTGAATGGTAGCTGTCTGAAGGTACAAGATGATACGATTTTTCAATCGTCTGAAGATATGAATATCTCTGCTCACATTAATAAAACAGGCGCAAAAATACAGATGGAGCTATTAACAACTACTCAGCTTTGGTTAAAAACCCCGCAGCCTACAAGCCTATTAGTAAATAATGAGGAGCATTTAGTAAGCTATCAAATGGAACAGGAAATGCTGATATTGCAGCTAAAGCCTGGGAAATATGAAATCGAACTATACATTTAA
- a CDS encoding extracellular solute-binding protein, which translates to MKNKHLIISFLLLFLSFMLVACTDENTGEKETDKENETAGETEKAPDTKVDPFDHSEKYTITGMTFRFGDPPPLSSPGLDLINERFNVDYKPEIIPQGDYVEKSSAIVASGSMPDLVGFQAGDTRFYQWAEDGAFLPLDDYLSHYVTLGKIPDYIYNSFKVNGKIYGIPRYSQPFPLTPIIRKDWLDKLGLEVPTNYEELEEIAIAFTKEDPDGNGKADTYGVAIGENINPNFNMGTYWDFNAWYHQNDNGDFIPGIISDGRKELVQFFANLYKEGAMTKDFAVLDWASTNNEFYSGKAGIFVGGVSGMSQEYFEGLLSINPDAELVAIPPFEAPDKSKGFTMGSGNSGILALNANLAEDEGKIYRALELVDFGKTYFPAEEKNPQNADFDFYLGKEGTGYNMENGLPVQVPTFSSDGLSPSTYFLDNREQVPEDAAINYADSYTLPELKEMTVSLQEMFESNQMYIDPSHGVLSQTNQEKGTDLMQFLINEQSKMIAGQRPVSDWDALVEEYLAKGGEAIIKETNEGIKAKGYTEREWK; encoded by the coding sequence GTGAAAAATAAGCACTTAATAATTAGCTTTCTACTTCTTTTCCTCAGTTTTATGTTGGTAGCTTGTACGGATGAAAACACAGGGGAGAAAGAAACAGACAAAGAAAATGAAACAGCAGGTGAAACTGAAAAAGCTCCAGATACGAAGGTTGATCCATTTGATCATAGTGAAAAATATACAATCACGGGGATGACATTTCGTTTTGGTGATCCACCTCCGTTAAGTAGTCCTGGTCTTGATCTTATTAATGAGCGCTTTAACGTAGATTATAAACCAGAGATTATACCTCAAGGTGACTATGTGGAAAAATCGTCTGCTATTGTTGCATCAGGTTCAATGCCAGACTTAGTTGGTTTCCAAGCTGGTGATACGCGTTTTTATCAGTGGGCTGAAGATGGAGCGTTTCTACCTTTAGATGATTATCTATCGCATTATGTAACATTAGGAAAAATACCAGACTATATTTACAATTCTTTTAAAGTAAATGGCAAGATATATGGGATTCCACGTTATTCTCAACCATTTCCTTTAACACCGATTATTCGTAAGGATTGGCTAGACAAACTAGGGTTAGAAGTACCAACGAATTACGAAGAGCTTGAGGAAATTGCCATTGCATTTACTAAAGAGGATCCAGATGGTAATGGTAAGGCCGATACGTATGGTGTAGCTATTGGAGAAAATATCAATCCAAACTTTAATATGGGAACTTATTGGGATTTCAACGCGTGGTATCACCAAAATGATAACGGTGATTTTATCCCAGGTATCATTTCTGATGGAAGAAAAGAATTAGTACAATTCTTTGCTAACCTTTATAAAGAGGGCGCTATGACGAAGGATTTTGCTGTTTTAGATTGGGCAAGTACGAATAATGAATTTTATTCTGGCAAAGCAGGGATCTTTGTAGGTGGAGTCTCAGGTATGTCACAGGAATATTTTGAAGGGTTGTTATCCATTAACCCTGATGCAGAGCTTGTAGCAATTCCGCCATTTGAAGCACCAGACAAATCTAAAGGATTCACAATGGGTTCAGGTAACTCAGGGATTCTTGCTTTAAATGCTAACCTTGCGGAAGATGAAGGGAAAATTTATCGAGCATTAGAGCTAGTGGATTTCGGAAAAACATACTTTCCGGCTGAGGAAAAAAATCCTCAAAATGCAGACTTTGATTTCTATTTAGGTAAAGAAGGAACTGGTTATAATATGGAAAATGGATTACCTGTCCAAGTTCCAACATTCTCTTCCGATGGACTTTCACCATCAACTTATTTCTTGGATAACAGAGAACAGGTTCCAGAGGATGCAGCGATTAACTATGCTGATAGCTACACATTACCAGAGTTGAAAGAAATGACAGTTTCCTTACAGGAAATGTTTGAATCGAACCAAATGTATATTGACCCTTCTCATGGGGTTCTGTCACAGACCAATCAAGAAAAAGGTACAGACTTAATGCAATTCCTAATAAACGAACAATCTAAAATGATCGCGGGCCAAAGACCAGTATCCGATTGGGATGCTCTTGTTGAGGAATACTTAGCAAAAGGCGGCGAAGCGATAATTAAAGAAACAAATGAAGGCATCAAAGCAAAAGGCTACACAGAAAGAGAATGGAAGTAA
- a CDS encoding extracellular solute-binding protein yields MLKRKSVFENRYNKFMHELKDEIISGKIKPGEFILPENTLSKVYELSRVSIRKALAELVEEGLIEKIPGKGNRVTIPNDTQKQTITLGWFSNSYEIEIIRKIIKRFEQLNPFTKVNLQILPNSQYIYNLTQSLKHDNGPDVFIVSDYHFRELMESNSLDMLDPFLPVHIDAEKDSYKQVFDMFTYNQTVPVTPFVFSPVMICYNRRMFEEAGISKDFKMENWDDLLELSTRTTKGLDSDSMINEYGFCFSSSTNRWPVFLLQNKGTFMADDRSKSVMNRKENIEALNYCGDLMYKHQVSPIFSHGSNELAENLFMREGAAMILTTYYFMNEFRDHKIKWDVLPPPQNDASGTLLLGGALGISANSKIKEAAQALVSFMVSTEAQTLLKQNGCTIPMLRIVAEDNNLLQPGVHPEQYNAFKEVMGSSKTIRDLHLTVEEFELIEREMQFFWANMEKAEDTCKRIEELLNLKQATHNV; encoded by the coding sequence TTGCTAAAAAGAAAAAGTGTTTTTGAAAATCGCTACAATAAGTTTATGCATGAATTAAAAGATGAAATTATCTCAGGAAAGATTAAGCCAGGTGAATTCATACTTCCCGAAAATACATTAAGTAAAGTGTATGAATTAAGTAGAGTTTCCATAAGAAAGGCATTGGCAGAGCTTGTTGAGGAAGGCTTAATCGAGAAAATTCCTGGAAAAGGAAATAGAGTAACAATTCCAAACGATACGCAAAAACAGACGATTACTCTAGGTTGGTTTTCTAATTCATATGAGATAGAAATTATACGGAAAATCATCAAACGTTTCGAACAGCTAAACCCGTTTACAAAAGTAAATCTTCAAATACTACCTAATAGTCAGTATATATACAATCTGACACAGTCTTTAAAGCATGATAACGGACCTGATGTATTTATCGTATCTGACTATCACTTTCGGGAACTAATGGAATCGAATTCTTTAGATATGCTAGATCCTTTCTTACCGGTGCATATTGACGCAGAAAAGGATAGCTATAAACAAGTGTTTGATATGTTCACATATAACCAGACAGTTCCTGTAACACCATTTGTATTTTCACCAGTGATGATCTGCTACAATCGACGGATGTTTGAAGAGGCAGGAATCTCAAAGGACTTCAAAATGGAAAACTGGGATGATTTGTTAGAGTTATCTACCCGTACAACGAAGGGATTGGATAGCGACAGTATGATTAACGAATACGGCTTTTGTTTTTCATCTTCCACAAATCGCTGGCCAGTATTTCTTTTACAGAACAAAGGTACATTCATGGCAGATGACCGCTCTAAATCAGTTATGAATAGAAAAGAGAATATTGAAGCGCTGAATTACTGTGGTGATTTAATGTATAAGCATCAAGTTTCGCCCATATTCTCCCACGGGAGCAATGAGTTAGCTGAAAATCTCTTTATGCGAGAAGGGGCAGCAATGATTTTGACGACCTATTATTTTATGAATGAATTTAGAGATCATAAGATCAAATGGGACGTTCTACCACCTCCTCAAAATGATGCGTCAGGAACACTTCTTTTAGGCGGAGCTCTAGGAATTAGTGCGAACAGCAAAATAAAAGAGGCAGCACAAGCACTTGTAAGTTTTATGGTAAGTACAGAAGCGCAAACATTGCTTAAGCAAAATGGATGTACGATTCCGATGCTCCGCATAGTTGCAGAGGATAATAATCTTCTACAGCCTGGCGTTCATCCAGAACAATATAATGCTTTTAAAGAAGTAATGGGATCCTCCAAGACGATAAGAGATCTTCATTTGACTGTAGAAGAGTTTGAATTGATTGAACGAGAAATGCAATTTTTCTGGGCCAATATGGAAAAAGCAGAGGATACTTGTAAACGAATTGAAGAGCTTCTAAATTTAAAACAAGCAACGCATAACGTTTAA
- a CDS encoding S9 family peptidase has product MYTLKALEKDGALPLLHNVNNMDEWHEKRSTIRRNWLDCIGDLPPLVKPSMKINTWEIHTDYYLINICYSTVYEDWVPANLLVPKVLVEENLETESDVLHLLSSAKSKQFRAVIALHPTSENGKEDISTTAGRKNRQYGLELVKRGFVVLAPDTITAGERVLQNEEPFQTAAFYKSHPKWSAVAKMIVDHQQGISLLEELNIVDKTKIGAIGHSLGGYNSFFLAGVDSRVKAVVCSCGFSLFAQDPEKHRWGRREWFSHIPKISDYINDGIVPFEFTEIAALVAPTPLFLWMGQNDRIFPRWEPAAKGLVELNSLYEWMEEGERFTSLLGNAGHDFPPEIRQIAYAFLDKWLS; this is encoded by the coding sequence ATGTATACATTAAAAGCTTTAGAGAAGGATGGAGCTCTACCTTTATTACATAATGTAAATAATATGGACGAATGGCATGAAAAAAGATCTACGATACGCCGGAATTGGTTAGATTGTATAGGTGACCTTCCTCCTCTAGTTAAACCGAGTATGAAGATTAACACGTGGGAAATCCATACCGATTATTACCTGATCAACATTTGCTATTCAACAGTTTACGAGGACTGGGTACCTGCAAACCTTTTAGTCCCAAAAGTACTTGTAGAAGAAAATTTAGAAACAGAAAGTGATGTACTTCATTTATTGTCCTCAGCCAAAAGTAAGCAGTTTCGGGCAGTAATTGCTCTCCATCCAACTAGCGAAAATGGAAAAGAAGACATAAGTACAACTGCAGGTAGGAAGAATAGACAATACGGACTGGAGCTTGTAAAACGAGGATTTGTGGTTTTAGCTCCAGATACCATAACCGCAGGCGAACGAGTATTACAGAACGAGGAGCCATTTCAAACAGCAGCATTTTATAAAAGTCATCCAAAGTGGTCGGCGGTTGCTAAAATGATTGTGGATCATCAACAAGGGATAAGCTTATTGGAAGAACTAAATATCGTAGATAAAACTAAAATCGGTGCCATTGGGCATTCGTTAGGTGGTTATAATAGCTTCTTTCTAGCGGGGGTCGACAGTAGAGTTAAGGCTGTTGTTTGTAGCTGTGGGTTCTCACTTTTCGCACAAGACCCAGAGAAGCATCGCTGGGGTAGGAGAGAGTGGTTCAGCCATATCCCTAAAATTAGTGATTATATTAATGACGGGATCGTACCGTTTGAGTTCACCGAAATAGCTGCACTAGTTGCTCCAACCCCCTTGTTTCTATGGATGGGGCAAAATGATCGTATATTTCCTCGTTGGGAACCTGCAGCAAAAGGATTAGTTGAACTTAACTCCTTATATGAATGGATGGAAGAAGGGGAACGATTTACATCGTTGCTAGGGAACGCTGGACATGATTTTCCTCCTGAAATTCGCCAAATCGCCTACGCTTTTCTAGATAAATGGTTGAGTTAA
- a CDS encoding sugar ABC transporter permease — MPTKRKKNSIKKKLWRDRYLLLLILPGILYFLIYRYIPMAGILLAFKDYSPFRGFADSPWVGLKYFKLIFEDAEVIQVIWNTLQISLLQIFFAFPISIVLALMLNEIRNQVYKKFLQSIVYLPHFLSWVVVVGITVIFLRSEGLINSVLVNLLEVNPIPFLTDPALFKPIVILQVIWKESGWGTILFLAALSGISPHLYEAAVIDGASRLRQMWHITLPALKSTIVILLILRLGNVMDSGFEQIFLMLNPFNMETGNVLDTYVYFKGIQQANFSFATAVGLFKGIIGLILVVLANRLAKKFGEDGLY, encoded by the coding sequence ATCCCGACTAAAAGAAAAAAGAATTCAATAAAAAAGAAATTATGGCGAGACCGCTATTTATTACTCCTAATCTTACCCGGGATTTTATATTTCCTAATATATCGCTATATACCAATGGCAGGAATTCTTCTAGCATTTAAGGATTATAGCCCGTTTCGTGGATTTGCTGATAGCCCTTGGGTAGGTTTAAAATACTTTAAATTAATCTTTGAAGATGCGGAAGTAATTCAAGTTATTTGGAACACTCTACAAATTTCATTGTTACAAATCTTTTTTGCTTTTCCAATCTCGATTGTACTTGCCTTGATGCTTAATGAAATTAGAAATCAGGTATATAAGAAATTTCTTCAATCTATTGTGTATTTACCTCATTTCTTATCCTGGGTAGTCGTCGTTGGGATAACAGTTATTTTTCTTAGAAGTGAAGGTCTGATTAACAGCGTTCTAGTGAATTTGTTGGAGGTCAATCCAATACCATTTTTAACAGATCCGGCATTGTTCAAGCCTATAGTCATTCTGCAGGTTATTTGGAAGGAATCAGGATGGGGTACTATTCTTTTCTTAGCGGCATTGTCTGGGATTAGTCCTCATTTGTATGAAGCGGCTGTAATAGATGGAGCTAGTCGTTTGAGACAGATGTGGCATATCACTTTACCAGCACTTAAGAGTACGATTGTCATCTTATTAATACTCCGTTTAGGGAATGTCATGGATAGTGGTTTCGAGCAAATCTTTCTAATGTTGAATCCTTTCAATATGGAAACAGGAAACGTATTAGATACTTATGTGTATTTTAAGGGGATTCAGCAGGCTAATTTCAGTTTCGCCACAGCTGTAGGGCTGTTTAAAGGAATTATTGGTTTAATACTTGTTGTACTTGCCAATAGACTTGCGAAAAAGTTTGGAGAAGATGGTTTATATTAA
- a CDS encoding carbohydrate ABC transporter permease: MFKSSGGERVMEIVNNILLLLIAVTMLFPFLYIFSVSFSSISDVLNSDFLLWPKDWVTDAYTYILGSDQFIRSLWVTVYVTVVGTFINLVFTSTMAYSLTRNIIGQRLILFLVLFTILFSAGMIPTYIIVKETGLLNSLWALIIPVAISPFNLIIMTQFFKGIPEELTEAALIDGANDIQIFSKVILPLSKPALAAFGLFYAVGHWNSYFSGVLYLNDPAKWPIQVILRQIVIVNEPNAALGGHAAMVEALPPPETVQMAAILLATLPILIVYPFLQKHFAKGVMLGSVKG, encoded by the coding sequence ATGTTCAAATCTTCTGGTGGCGAAAGGGTAATGGAAATTGTTAATAACATACTTTTGTTATTAATAGCCGTAACGATGCTATTTCCCTTCTTATATATTTTTTCCGTTTCATTTTCAAGTATAAGTGATGTACTTAATAGTGATTTCCTTTTATGGCCAAAGGATTGGGTGACAGACGCTTATACGTATATTTTAGGATCTGATCAGTTTATCCGTTCCTTATGGGTCACAGTTTATGTCACGGTGGTAGGAACATTTATTAATCTAGTTTTCACTTCTACAATGGCCTATTCATTAACAAGAAATATAATTGGGCAACGGTTAATCCTGTTCTTAGTATTATTCACTATCCTATTTTCTGCAGGAATGATTCCAACTTATATTATTGTAAAAGAAACTGGTTTATTGAATTCGTTATGGGCTTTAATAATACCTGTAGCAATCAGTCCTTTTAACTTAATCATCATGACTCAATTTTTTAAAGGGATTCCTGAGGAACTAACAGAGGCTGCGCTTATTGATGGAGCCAATGATATTCAAATTTTCTCTAAAGTTATTTTACCGTTATCTAAGCCTGCTTTGGCAGCATTTGGTCTGTTTTATGCAGTGGGTCATTGGAATAGCTACTTCTCAGGAGTACTTTACTTGAACGACCCTGCAAAGTGGCCAATCCAAGTTATTCTACGACAAATTGTCATTGTGAATGAACCAAATGCAGCGCTAGGTGGTCATGCGGCAATGGTAGAAGCATTACCTCCTCCAGAAACGGTTCAAATGGCAGCTATTTTGTTGGCAACCTTACCAATACTTATTGTTTATCCATTCTTACAAAAACATTTTGCAAAAGGAGTGATGCTTGGATCTGTAAAGGGTTAG
- a CDS encoding Nramp family divalent metal transporter: MDVEGKSVSSKSNEVVKKRNIFNYLGPALITSALVLGPGSVTLSSKIGAIYGTQLVWTIILAIILMMVYTEMSTRIGLAAKHSFIQTIKKKWGLLAGVLIGVGAFLVTASFQAGNAIGTGIAISTVTNMDPTIWIIIFTLLSIGLLFAKQFYQILEKMMLVLVVIMLLAFLITVILVQPSIVDIFKGFIPVLPEGSMGLIIALFATSFSIVGALYQSYLVKEKGWKITDAASGRKESFLGIFLLGFISFLIMITAATILKPQGLVVNDASEMGLALEPLFGSWSTFVFMLGLFGASFSSLMGNATIGGSLLADGLGLGSSLSNLKVKLLIILVMLFGSIIGIVFGSAPLNLIVFAQAITIFVVPFIAIAILVVANDKNIMGELKNKLLSNVLGIIGLIVLIYLAFNNIKNIFFS; the protein is encoded by the coding sequence TTGGATGTTGAAGGTAAATCTGTATCCTCAAAAAGTAATGAGGTCGTAAAAAAGAGAAATATATTTAATTATCTTGGACCAGCATTAATCACTTCTGCTTTAGTATTAGGTCCGGGAAGTGTCACCCTTTCATCTAAAATTGGGGCAATATATGGAACCCAATTAGTTTGGACCATTATTTTAGCTATTATTTTAATGATGGTCTATACAGAAATGAGTACCCGGATTGGTTTAGCAGCTAAGCATAGTTTCATCCAAACGATTAAGAAAAAGTGGGGGTTGCTCGCAGGAGTATTAATCGGGGTTGGGGCATTTTTGGTTACTGCATCATTCCAGGCAGGAAATGCAATTGGTACAGGGATTGCAATATCTACAGTTACGAATATGGATCCAACCATTTGGATTATTATCTTTACCCTACTATCCATTGGTTTGTTATTTGCAAAACAATTTTATCAAATTCTTGAAAAAATGATGCTCGTATTAGTAGTGATTATGCTACTAGCATTTTTAATCACTGTAATATTAGTCCAACCATCCATAGTAGATATTTTTAAAGGATTTATACCGGTGTTACCCGAGGGTAGTATGGGACTAATCATTGCTTTATTTGCTACAAGCTTTTCTATCGTAGGTGCCTTATATCAATCTTATTTAGTTAAAGAGAAGGGCTGGAAAATTACAGATGCTGCAAGTGGTCGTAAGGAATCGTTTTTAGGAATCTTTCTTCTAGGTTTTATCTCCTTTCTAATAATGATCACAGCTGCAACTATTTTAAAGCCTCAGGGACTTGTTGTGAATGATGCAAGTGAAATGGGCTTAGCGTTAGAACCACTTTTTGGTAGCTGGTCTACTTTTGTCTTTATGCTTGGGTTGTTCGGGGCATCCTTTTCTTCCTTGATGGGGAATGCCACAATTGGTGGATCTTTGCTAGCTGATGGACTAGGACTAGGAAGCAGCCTATCAAATTTAAAAGTTAAGCTACTCATTATATTAGTAATGCTCTTCGGCTCCATTATTGGCATTGTATTTGGCTCGGCTCCATTGAATCTAATTGTTTTTGCACAAGCCATTACCATATTTGTTGTGCCTTTTATCGCAATTGCTATTTTAGTAGTAGCTAATGATAAAAATATTATGGGTGAGCTTAAAAATAAACTATTAAGCAATGTTCTAGGGATTATCGGATTAATCGTTTTAATCTATTTAGCTTTTAATAATATAAAAAATATCTTTTTCTCATAA
- a CDS encoding YesL family protein — MELTGWRGSLYHYMDWAMKLAYLNILWLAGIIIGVGIAGFFPSTVAMFSVLRKWTQEDEEELKVFAHFKSEYKKEFLKSNKYGYSWVVLGIIIYVDLQFFRGIPTIWALIVSLFFFILGAIFIVALLYAFPVYVQYKLTLKQYFRNCLLIVLSNPLFSVLMVLGFYFPYYLMIKIPGLLPFFGGSLISLVLMIISNKMFTSLEKNNKTGTEEKGI; from the coding sequence ATGGAACTTACCGGCTGGAGAGGTTCTTTATATCATTATATGGATTGGGCTATGAAGCTTGCGTATTTAAATATTCTTTGGTTAGCAGGGATAATTATTGGTGTTGGAATTGCAGGTTTTTTCCCGTCAACCGTTGCAATGTTCTCTGTGCTCAGAAAGTGGACGCAAGAGGATGAAGAGGAACTAAAGGTATTCGCTCATTTTAAAAGTGAATATAAAAAGGAATTCCTAAAGTCCAACAAATATGGCTACTCATGGGTAGTGCTTGGGATAATAATATACGTGGATCTGCAGTTTTTCCGTGGAATACCTACTATTTGGGCATTAATCGTTTCTTTATTCTTTTTTATACTCGGTGCTATTTTTATAGTTGCTTTGCTTTATGCATTCCCGGTTTACGTTCAGTATAAATTGACTTTAAAGCAATACTTTAGAAACTGTTTACTCATTGTTCTATCCAATCCATTGTTTTCTGTGTTAATGGTTTTAGGATTTTATTTCCCATACTATCTGATGATTAAAATTCCAGGGTTACTTCCATTTTTTGGCGGAAGCCTTATAAGTCTAGTGTTAATGATTATTTCTAACAAAATGTTTACGAGTCTAGAGAAAAATAACAAGACAGGTACGGAAGAAAAAGGAATATAA